In a single window of the Bacteroidota bacterium genome:
- a CDS encoding dihydroorotate dehydrogenase-like protein, which yields MDLSVEYLGHKLKNPIIVGSCGLTSSVSRLKSLENAGASAVVIKSLFEEQIDQENWQEQSKNSTNFPDVVNYIRTYSNEKSFDKYLNLIKSAKKEISIPVFASINCHSAGNWINYAKKIEEAGADGIELNISLLPNDFEASGADNEKCYFEIPRKVKKAVSIPISLKMSNYSAGLARLVNELSWTKNIDSFVLFNRYYRPDIDIDSLELKSSNIFSNEGDLAESLRWVLLLSKRVRTDIIGNTGIHSGVDVIKQILAGAKAVQVVSALYINGEDYIGEMLDEIETWMTRKNYSSLDDFRGILHEKEELKRGFERIQFMKYYGSIE from the coding sequence ATGGATTTATCGGTAGAATACCTAGGACACAAACTAAAAAACCCAATTATTGTAGGGAGTTGCGGACTTACTTCATCTGTGAGCAGATTAAAGTCGCTTGAAAATGCTGGTGCATCAGCTGTAGTAATAAAATCTCTTTTCGAAGAACAAATAGATCAGGAAAACTGGCAGGAACAATCAAAAAACTCGACCAATTTCCCTGATGTGGTTAATTATATAAGGACATATTCAAACGAGAAAAGTTTCGACAAGTACCTCAACTTAATAAAATCAGCAAAAAAAGAGATTTCCATTCCGGTTTTTGCAAGCATAAATTGTCACTCAGCCGGTAACTGGATCAATTATGCAAAAAAAATCGAAGAAGCCGGAGCAGATGGCATTGAGCTTAATATTTCGTTGTTACCAAATGATTTTGAAGCATCGGGAGCAGACAATGAAAAATGTTATTTTGAGATTCCAAGAAAAGTAAAAAAAGCAGTATCAATTCCAATTTCTTTAAAAATGAGTAACTATTCTGCCGGCCTTGCCAGATTGGTTAATGAATTGAGCTGGACTAAAAACATTGATTCATTTGTATTGTTCAACCGCTACTACAGACCCGACATCGATATAGACTCTCTGGAGCTGAAAAGCAGTAATATATTCTCTAACGAAGGTGACCTTGCAGAATCATTGAGATGGGTTCTGTTACTGAGCAAAAGAGTAAGAACAGATATAATTGGAAATACAGGAATACACTCAGGCGTAGATGTAATCAAGCAAATTCTGGCCGGTGCCAAGGCGGTTCAGGTTGTATCTGCTCTATATATTAATGGAGAAGATTACATTGGTGAAATGTTAGATGAAATTGAAACATGGATGACCAGAAAAAATTACTCCAGCCTGGATGATTTTAGAGGAATTCTACATGAGAAAGAAGAATTGAAAAGAGGATTTGAAAGAATTCAGTTCATGAAATATTATGGATCTATAGAATAA
- a CDS encoding MerR family transcriptional regulator has protein sequence MIVKLPNSKYYTIGEVAQAFDVNTSLIRYWESEFSILNPKKDKRGNRQFEEKDIESLKLIYSLVKEQGFTLEGAKDYLKNKLHKIDYKQEVVNRLESIKEELLKIKSEL, from the coding sequence ATGATAGTAAAATTACCAAATAGCAAATACTACACAATAGGAGAAGTAGCGCAAGCTTTTGATGTAAATACATCTCTTATCAGATACTGGGAAAGTGAGTTTTCGATATTGAACCCTAAAAAAGATAAACGCGGCAACAGGCAATTTGAGGAAAAAGACATTGAGAGTTTGAAATTAATTTATTCACTGGTAAAGGAGCAGGGATTTACTCTGGAAGGAGCAAAGGACTATCTCAAGAATAAACTTCATAAAATTGACTACAAACAGGAAGTTGTTAATAGACTGGAATCAATAAAAGAAGAGTTACTCAAAATAAAGTCCGAATTGTAA
- a CDS encoding ferredoxin--NADP reductase, with protein MAENMELNSIITNVIKVSPMMVIIRVKPVGWDLPEYKAGQFVVLGLPPEIKRYPLATEEYKETKPGKMIKRAYSIASSSTQDYVEFYITVVHSGSLTPRIFSLEIGDKIWMGKKATGMFTLDQVDDEKNVVLIATGTGIAPYMSMLRSNALHRKGKIMIIHGAANSWDLGYQSELELLDVMMPNFKYYPTITDPDKEAAEWTGDTRFIEEIWKDGTVTSQMGLEPKPENTHIFLCGNPFMIDSMIEETGKLGFIEHNKRTPGQLHFEKF; from the coding sequence ATGGCAGAAAACATGGAGTTGAACAGTATAATCACGAATGTAATTAAGGTTTCTCCGATGATGGTTATCATCAGAGTCAAGCCAGTAGGATGGGATTTACCGGAATACAAAGCAGGTCAATTTGTTGTTTTAGGCTTACCTCCCGAAATTAAAAGATATCCTCTGGCTACCGAAGAATATAAAGAAACTAAGCCGGGGAAGATGATAAAAAGAGCATATTCTATTGCCTCTTCATCAACTCAGGATTATGTTGAATTTTATATCACGGTAGTTCACTCCGGTTCTTTAACTCCGCGAATTTTTTCTCTGGAAATCGGAGACAAAATATGGATGGGAAAAAAAGCTACAGGAATGTTTACTCTCGATCAGGTTGATGACGAGAAAAATGTTGTATTAATTGCTACTGGAACCGGAATCGCACCATATATGAGTATGCTTCGATCTAATGCATTACATCGCAAAGGTAAGATTATGATCATCCACGGAGCTGCAAACTCCTGGGATTTAGGCTACCAGTCAGAATTGGAATTACTGGATGTAATGATGCCTAATTTCAAATACTATCCAACAATCACTGATCCCGATAAGGAGGCTGCCGAATGGACCGGTGATACACGATTTATTGAAGAAATATGGAAAGATGGAACTGTAACTTCACAGATGGGTCTTGAACCAAAACCCGAAAACACACATATATTCCTTTGTGGAAATCCATTTATGATCGATAGTATGATTGAAGAAACCGGAAAACTTGGTTTTATAGAACATAATAAAAGAACTCCGGGTCAATTGCATTTCGAGAAGTTCTAA
- a CDS encoding aconitate hydratase: protein MAFDIEMIKKVYSQMTERVDAAREVTGTPLTLAEKILYNHLWDGKAKQAYKRGADYVDFGPDRVAMQDATAQMALLQFMQAGKDKVAVPSTVHADHLIQAKDGAKIDLSTANTTNQEVYDFLGSVSNKYGIGFWKAGAGIIHQVVLENYAFPGGMMIGTDSHTVNAGGLGMVAVGVGGADAVDVMAGMPWELKFPKLIGIKLTGKLSGWVAPKDVILKVAGLLTVKGGTGAIVEYFGEGAKSLSATGKGTICNMGAEIGATTSTFGYDESMERYLRATDRNDVADAANQVKDYLTGDMEVYANPEKYFDQVIEINLSELEPHLNGPFTPDRATPVSEMKVEAEKNGWPLDVEWGLIGSCTNSSYEDLSRAASIANQAIEKGLKIKADMGINPGSEQVRYTADRDGLLKTFVESDATVFTNACGPCIGQWARPGAEEEKKNSIVHSFNRNFAKRADGNPNTYAFVASPEMVAAIALSGRLDFNPITDTLTNDKGEQVKLDSPTGWELPELGFAVEDNGYQAPAKDGSGVDVIVSPESKRLQLLSPFAPWDGKNITGAKLLIKALGKCTTDHISMAGPWLKFRGHLDNISDNCLIGAVNAFGEATNKVKSQIDGSFGAVPATGRAYKAAGIPTVVVGDSNYGEGSSREHAAMEPRHLGVRAVIVKSFARIHETNLKKQGMLGLTFANEADYDKIKEDDTFNFVDLKDFAPGKQLTLEVVHADGAKDTVILNHTYNEQQIEWFKAGSALNLIKAQNA, encoded by the coding sequence ATGGCATTTGATATTGAAATGATAAAAAAGGTTTATTCGCAGATGACAGAAAGAGTAGATGCTGCTCGCGAAGTAACGGGTACTCCTTTAACATTAGCCGAAAAAATTCTTTACAACCACCTTTGGGACGGAAAGGCGAAACAAGCTTACAAGCGAGGTGCAGACTATGTAGATTTCGGACCGGATCGTGTAGCTATGCAGGATGCAACTGCGCAGATGGCGCTTTTACAGTTTATGCAGGCAGGAAAAGATAAAGTGGCTGTTCCTTCAACGGTTCATGCCGATCACCTTATTCAGGCAAAAGATGGGGCTAAAATAGATTTATCAACTGCCAATACAACTAATCAGGAAGTTTATGATTTTTTAGGTTCAGTTTCTAATAAGTATGGAATTGGATTCTGGAAAGCAGGTGCAGGAATTATTCATCAGGTTGTATTAGAAAATTATGCTTTTCCCGGTGGAATGATGATTGGAACTGATTCTCATACTGTAAATGCAGGTGGACTTGGTATGGTTGCAGTAGGTGTAGGCGGAGCTGATGCTGTGGATGTAATGGCCGGAATGCCTTGGGAACTTAAATTTCCAAAATTAATCGGAATCAAATTAACAGGAAAACTTAGCGGATGGGTTGCTCCTAAAGATGTTATTCTAAAAGTAGCAGGGCTACTGACTGTAAAAGGTGGTACCGGTGCTATTGTAGAGTATTTCGGAGAGGGTGCTAAATCTCTTTCTGCTACAGGTAAAGGAACTATTTGTAATATGGGGGCCGAGATAGGTGCTACTACTTCTACTTTCGGATACGACGAAAGTATGGAGCGTTACCTGAGAGCAACCGACAGAAATGATGTTGCCGATGCTGCAAACCAGGTAAAAGATTATTTGACCGGGGATATGGAGGTATACGCAAACCCTGAAAAATATTTCGATCAGGTTATAGAAATAAATCTTTCAGAATTAGAACCACACCTAAATGGACCTTTTACTCCGGATAGAGCTACTCCGGTTTCTGAAATGAAAGTTGAAGCTGAGAAAAACGGTTGGCCTTTAGATGTTGAGTGGGGCTTGATAGGATCTTGTACAAACTCATCTTACGAAGATTTATCGCGTGCAGCTTCTATAGCTAACCAGGCTATTGAAAAAGGATTGAAAATTAAGGCCGATATGGGAATTAATCCGGGATCGGAACAGGTTCGTTATACTGCTGATAGAGATGGTTTACTAAAGACTTTTGTTGAATCTGATGCTACAGTATTTACGAATGCTTGTGGACCTTGTATCGGACAATGGGCCCGTCCGGGAGCTGAGGAAGAAAAGAAGAATTCTATTGTTCACTCTTTCAACCGTAACTTTGCAAAACGTGCCGATGGAAACCCAAATACCTATGCATTTGTAGCTTCGCCTGAGATGGTAGCAGCTATTGCACTTTCAGGAAGATTGGACTTTAACCCGATAACTGATACATTAACAAACGATAAAGGTGAACAGGTAAAACTTGACTCACCAACAGGTTGGGAACTTCCCGAATTAGGATTTGCAGTTGAGGATAACGGATATCAGGCGCCTGCCAAAGACGGATCGGGTGTTGATGTAATTGTAAGTCCCGAATCGAAAAGACTACAGTTGCTTTCTCCTTTTGCACCATGGGATGGTAAAAACATTACAGGGGCAAAGTTGTTGATAAAAGCACTTGGGAAATGTACTACAGATCATATTTCTATGGCCGGGCCATGGTTGAAATTCAGAGGACATTTAGATAATATTTCTGATAACTGTTTGATAGGTGCAGTAAATGCATTTGGAGAGGCTACTAATAAAGTGAAAAGTCAAATTGACGGTAGCTTTGGTGCGGTACCTGCAACAGGAAGAGCATATAAAGCAGCCGGAATACCAACAGTTGTAGTTGGTGATTCAAACTACGGAGAAGGGTCTTCGAGAGAGCACGCAGCAATGGAGCCACGTCATTTAGGAGTGAGAGCAGTAATTGTGAAATCATTTGCACGTATCCACGAAACAAACCTTAAGAAACAGGGAATGCTTGGATTAACATTTGCTAATGAAGCTGATTACGATAAAATTAAGGAGGATGATACTTTCAACTTTGTAGATTTAAAAGACTTTGCACCGGGAAAACAACTTACTTTAGAAGTTGTTCATGCCGACGGGGCAAAAGATACTGTAATATTGAATCACACTTATAATGAGCAACAAATTGAGTGGTTTAAAGCAGGTTCGGCATTGAACCTGATTAAGGCTCAGAATGCTTAA
- a CDS encoding NAD-binding protein: MGSIIVIGVLGYMVIDDYSFVDALFMTVITISTVGFNIVDPLNPAGKIFTVFLILSSIGAYMYAASIITKFIVDGQFLIQYKHNQVYKRIQKLDKHVIVCGYGRNGQQAIQKLRDYNESFVIIEKDKEKIEEISQDDSLLFVEGDATEDNILQKAGIDQSTTLITTLPRDSENVFVVLSARQMRGDLTIISRASEENSRLKLKIAGATNVIMPNKLGGDHMASLVVTPDVVEFLDNISLEWRKNINIKEVKVEDLKVSGQVTTLRNLDLRRLTGVTVIGLKNNTGDYDVNPDVDEELTSTSKLIVLGKSFQIAKMMKLYNLD, encoded by the coding sequence ATGGGATCCATAATTGTTATTGGAGTATTAGGTTATATGGTAATCGACGATTATTCTTTTGTCGATGCTTTATTTATGACGGTAATTACAATTTCAACTGTTGGTTTTAATATAGTGGATCCTTTAAATCCGGCAGGTAAGATATTTACAGTTTTTTTGATTTTGTCTAGTATTGGTGCCTATATGTATGCGGCTTCGATTATTACAAAATTTATAGTAGACGGACAGTTTTTAATTCAATATAAACATAATCAGGTGTATAAACGGATACAAAAATTAGATAAGCATGTAATCGTTTGCGGTTACGGAAGAAACGGTCAACAGGCTATTCAGAAATTGAGAGATTATAATGAGAGCTTTGTAATTATAGAGAAAGACAAGGAGAAAATAGAAGAAATATCGCAGGATGATTCGCTATTGTTTGTCGAAGGGGATGCTACGGAAGATAACATTCTTCAAAAAGCAGGAATTGACCAATCAACAACATTGATAACCACACTGCCAAGAGATTCTGAAAATGTTTTTGTTGTGCTTTCGGCTCGTCAAATGAGAGGCGATTTAACAATTATAAGCAGAGCTTCTGAAGAGAACTCCAGATTGAAATTGAAAATCGCAGGTGCAACGAATGTTATTATGCCAAATAAACTGGGAGGCGATCATATGGCCTCACTTGTTGTGACTCCCGACGTAGTTGAGTTTCTTGATAATATTTCATTGGAGTGGAGGAAAAATATTAATATTAAAGAAGTAAAAGTAGAGGATCTGAAAGTGTCAGGGCAGGTAACAACATTGAGGAATTTGGATTTAAGACGTCTAACCGGAGTTACCGTAATTGGTTTGAAGAATAATACCGGAGATTATGATGTGAACCCTGATGTAGACGAAGAGTTAACATCTACATCGAAGTTGATAGTTCTGGGTAAGAGTTTTCAGATTGCCAAAATGATGAAACTATATAATTTAGATTAG
- a CDS encoding gluconate 2-dehydrogenase subunit 3 family protein: MMQSEQQNIKTWLQSRREFIRNFSFLAGASYLPWFVSSCSGNSNKTTFVNFDTKQYYLLKKVHNILFPKDQFGPGANDFKTVEYLDWVLSDKNLDENDKNYILKGVGWIEESSGEEFNKEFGDLSDSEIEELIRTVSKHGWGESWLSRNLTYIFEAQFSDELYGSNIGGAGWKWLEHYPGYPRPVADMIYDEIFTTISNKTY; the protein is encoded by the coding sequence ATGATGCAATCTGAGCAACAAAATATAAAGACATGGCTCCAGTCTAGAAGAGAATTCATCAGGAATTTCTCTTTTTTGGCAGGAGCTTCTTATTTGCCTTGGTTTGTAAGTTCATGTTCAGGAAATTCCAATAAAACCACATTTGTTAATTTCGATACCAAACAGTATTACTTACTAAAAAAAGTTCACAATATTTTATTCCCAAAAGATCAGTTCGGACCCGGTGCCAATGATTTTAAAACAGTAGAATATCTCGATTGGGTTTTAAGTGATAAAAATCTGGATGAAAATGATAAGAATTATATTCTGAAAGGTGTAGGCTGGATCGAAGAGAGTTCCGGGGAAGAGTTTAATAAGGAGTTTGGCGATTTAAGCGATTCAGAAATAGAGGAATTAATAAGAACAGTTTCAAAGCATGGTTGGGGCGAAAGCTGGTTGTCTAGAAACCTGACCTATATTTTCGAGGCTCAGTTTTCTGATGAATTATACGGATCAAATATTGGTGGAGCGGGATGGAAGTGGCTGGAGCATTATCCCGGTTATCCGCGTCCGGTAGCTGATATGATTTACGATGAAATTTTTACTACTATATCAAATAAAACCTATTGA
- a CDS encoding PspC domain-containing protein, translating into MHRTIIVPLKNFFEKRGFDVSTRFGDKFGMDPSSIRLFFIYLSFVTFGVSTGLYLILAFMLRIKDLIITKRTSVFDL; encoded by the coding sequence ATGCATAGGACAATAATAGTGCCGTTAAAGAACTTTTTTGAAAAAAGAGGCTTTGATGTGAGTACGAGGTTTGGAGATAAATTTGGAATGGATCCGTCTTCTATTCGATTGTTTTTCATCTATTTGTCGTTCGTTACTTTTGGTGTAAGTACGGGCTTATATTTGATTCTGGCCTTTATGTTGCGAATAAAAGATTTAATAATAACCAAACGCACAAGCGTTTTTGATCTGTAA
- a CDS encoding SDR family oxidoreductase has product MEKILITGSNGLLGQKLVYQLLKDKTHHIVATAKGENRLKLQEGYKFISLDITSRELVDKVISSEKPDVVIHTAAMTNVDQCEKEMDAADLLNVRSVEFIVDACVKNNAFLVHLSTDFIFDGANGPYKENDAPNPLSFYGMTKLKAEEVIMNSRVKAAILRTVLVFGIVDDMSRSNIVLWAKEAFEKGTSINVVDDQFRTPTLAEDLAQGCLLAAENKIKGVFNISGKDFMSIYELVERVGKFWNLDTSNMTRVSSETLNQPAKRPAITGFEITKAIGILGYNPHSFEEGLAIVKKQIE; this is encoded by the coding sequence ATGGAAAAAATATTAATTACGGGGTCAAACGGGCTTTTAGGACAGAAACTGGTATATCAGCTTTTAAAAGATAAAACGCATCATATTGTCGCAACTGCAAAAGGAGAAAACAGACTGAAACTGCAGGAAGGTTACAAATTTATTAGTTTGGATATTACTTCCCGTGAGCTGGTAGATAAAGTAATTTCTTCAGAAAAACCGGATGTGGTAATTCATACTGCAGCAATGACAAATGTTGACCAGTGTGAGAAAGAGATGGATGCTGCAGATTTGTTAAATGTTAGGTCAGTTGAGTTTATTGTTGATGCCTGTGTAAAAAATAACGCCTTTTTGGTACATCTTTCTACTGATTTTATTTTCGATGGGGCAAATGGTCCTTATAAAGAAAATGATGCTCCCAATCCATTGAGTTTTTATGGTATGACCAAGTTAAAAGCGGAGGAAGTTATAATGAATTCAAGGGTGAAAGCAGCCATCCTTAGGACTGTTCTGGTGTTTGGAATTGTTGACGATATGAGTAGGTCGAACATAGTTTTGTGGGCAAAAGAGGCTTTTGAGAAAGGAACTTCAATAAATGTTGTCGACGATCAGTTCAGGACACCTACACTGGCCGAAGATTTGGCACAGGGATGTTTGTTGGCTGCCGAAAATAAAATAAAAGGAGTTTTCAATATTTCGGGTAAAGACTTTATGAGTATTTACGAATTAGTTGAACGGGTTGGTAAGTTTTGGAATCTTGATACGTCAAATATGACAAGAGTTTCTTCCGAGACCTTAAATCAACCTGCAAAAAGACCGGCAATTACAGGATTTGAAATTACAAAGGCTATTGGTATATTGGGATATAACCCGCATTCATTCGAAGAAGGATTGGCAATAGTGAAGAAGCAGATAGAATAA
- a CDS encoding DUF2851 family protein encodes MNEDFIVYVWRYKLFCCYDFKSTNGSDIEILSYGERNFDSGPDFFNAKIRIGDQLWAGNVEIHVNSSDWYRHKHQNDKAYNNVILHVVYNHDKEVEVLESVLPVLELKNYISEIVTENYKELTGPSKSFLSCAKSYSFTYDFEYQNWIESLFVKRLETKTDDVRNQLDISVSHWEQVLFRSISRSFGLKLNGEAFANFSSSFDFKLVQNVSKNINSVEALFFGQAGFLDEEIDGEYFGKLKTEYSFLKRKYSLKSVNNSQFKFFRTRPANFPTIRMSQLAHLYQRHPDLFSKILEVNSVRQMKKILSSGVSDFWKDHYTFKSGSKISERRLSSSFMELLILNSVIPVRFTYFRAINNSRKIEESLELAEYLMKENNKIISEFEKYGWRVNNAKESQALLELNNSLCHKNLCLNCLIGKRVLERNTV; translated from the coding sequence ATGAACGAGGATTTTATAGTTTACGTATGGCGTTATAAATTGTTTTGCTGTTATGATTTTAAGTCTACCAATGGTAGTGATATAGAAATATTATCATACGGAGAACGTAATTTTGATTCAGGTCCTGATTTCTTTAATGCAAAGATCAGAATAGGCGATCAGCTGTGGGCTGGAAATGTGGAAATACATGTTAATTCTTCCGATTGGTACAGGCATAAACATCAGAATGATAAAGCCTATAATAATGTTATATTGCACGTTGTTTATAATCATGACAAGGAAGTAGAAGTATTAGAAAGTGTTTTGCCTGTATTGGAATTAAAAAATTATATTTCGGAGATTGTTACTGAGAATTATAAAGAATTAACAGGTCCGTCGAAGTCATTTTTGTCTTGTGCGAAAAGCTACAGCTTTACTTATGACTTTGAATATCAAAATTGGATCGAAAGCCTTTTTGTAAAAAGACTGGAGACTAAAACTGATGATGTTAGAAATCAGCTTGATATATCGGTATCTCATTGGGAGCAGGTTTTGTTTAGGAGCATTTCAAGGTCTTTTGGATTAAAACTAAACGGTGAGGCTTTTGCTAATTTTTCTTCGTCGTTTGATTTTAAATTAGTTCAAAATGTAAGTAAGAATATAAATAGCGTAGAAGCATTGTTTTTTGGTCAGGCAGGATTTTTGGACGAAGAAATAGACGGGGAGTATTTTGGGAAATTAAAAACTGAGTACTCATTTTTGAAAAGGAAATATTCGTTAAAATCAGTTAATAATTCTCAGTTTAAATTTTTCAGAACACGGCCTGCTAATTTTCCGACGATTAGAATGTCGCAATTGGCACATTTATATCAGCGTCATCCTGATCTGTTTTCTAAAATACTGGAGGTAAATAGTGTCAGGCAGATGAAAAAGATATTGAGTTCAGGTGTTTCCGATTTTTGGAAGGATCATTATACATTTAAATCCGGCAGTAAAATTTCGGAGCGAAGGTTGAGTAGTTCATTTATGGAGTTACTTATATTGAATAGTGTTATCCCGGTTAGATTTACATATTTTAGAGCCATAAATAATTCAAGAAAAATAGAGGAAAGTCTTGAATTGGCAGAATATCTTATGAAGGAAAACAATAAAATAATATCAGAATTCGAAAAATACGGATGGAGAGTCAATAATGCTAAAGAGAGTCAGGCACTGTTGGAGCTTAATAATAGTTTATGTCATAAAAATTTGTGTTTAAACTGTTTAATAGGAAAAAGAGTATTAGAAAGGAATACAGTTTAA